ATCCCGTTGACATAATATTGCTTTCGGGATTTTTTTTTAAAAGCTAAATATCTATAATGAGTTCCGTAATGAAGGGTAAAAGTGCAATAAAAACAGGACTTTTTACGACAAATCATAGCATCGATATGGTGCGAAGTAAAAAGTAATCCGCCCAAGGCGGAGACTGATTTTGAAGCAATTTTGACATGTAATAGGAAATTCATTTTTGATTTTTAGGTTAAAGCGAAAGTATGCAAACACTCAATTTTATATCCGGACAAATTATTGATATTGCCGGAAGACGTATTTACGGCGCAGACATCCATATTCAGAATGGGATCATCTTCAGGATCATTAAAAATGAGTCAGCTTCTAAAGATATCTTTTTGATGCCCGGATTTATAGATGCCCATATTCATATTGAGAGCAGTATGCTGGTTCCTTATGAATTTGCCCGTATAGCATTGCGCCATGGCACGGTTGCTACCATCTCTGACCCACATGAGATCGCTAATGTCTTGGGCGTTGAAGGTGTACAATTTATGTTGGACAATGCGAAGAGCGCTTTGCTGAAGTTTCATTTTGGAGCTCCCTCCTGTGTTCCGGCTACAAGTTTTGAAACGGCAGGTGCAATTATCAATTCTGAGGATGTCAGGCAATTACTGGAACTTAAAGAAATCCATTATCTTTCTGAAATGATGAACTATCCTGGTGTATTGAACGCTGATGCGGAAGTTCTGCAAAAAATCTATTATGCACAACAAGCCGGAAAGCCTGTTGACGGACATGCACCCGGTTTAAAAGGTGATCAGGCAAAAGCTTACATCGAAGCAGGTATATCTACCGACCATGAATGCTATACAATGGAAGAAGCATTGGACAAGATAAAATATGGTATGAAGATCATCATCAGGGAAGGATCTGCAGCCAGGAATTTTGATACACTTCTTCCACTTTTGGGAATGTATCCCGAAAAACTGATGTTTTGCAGTGATGACAAACATCCGGACGACCTTATGGTTGGTCATATTAATCTTCTGGTAAAAAGAGCTTTGGCAGCAGGTTTTGATTTTTTTGATGTACTTCGTATTGCTTGTTTGCATCCTATAGAACATTACAATATGAATGTCGGTCAACTCAGGGAAGGAGACCCGGCAGATTTTATCGTCATTGACCATCCTGAAAATCTCAATGTATTAGAAACCTATATTAACGGAATTTTGGCAGCAACTACCGATCATTGTTATTTACCTGAAAAATCGCATCCTTTTATAAACCAATTCAATATAAATCCCATTTCTGTTTCAGATATTAAGTTGAGAGGAGATGGAAAAAACGTTCCGGTTATCAGAGCTATAGATGGTGAATTGATCACCGAAAAACATTGGGCAAATCTGCCGGTTTTGGATGGCGAAGTTCAGCCGGATTTAGAAAATGATATTCTAAAAATTTGTGTCATTAATCGTTACAACACTGCTCCGCCTGTAATAGGTTTTATTAAAAATTTTGGTCTTAAAGACTGTGCATTAGCTTCTACTGTTGCTCACGACTCTCACAATATCATCGTTGTAGGCACTGATGACTACCTTATCTGTCAGGCAGTCAATCTCCTGATAGATTCAAAAGGAGGTCTTTCCGTCACCACAAATAACGAATCCAATCACCTTCCGCTCCAGGTTGCCGGACTAATGAGCACAGATAATTGTCAGAATGTATCTGACGCATACATAAAAATGGATCAATTGGTAAAACAATGCGGCTGTAAACTCCGGGCACCGTTTATGACCCTATCATTTATGGCACTCCTCGTTATTCCAAAAATCAAGATAAGTGACAAAGGAATGTTTGATGCAGAATCATTTCAGTTTTTGTAGAAGTTCCTGTTGGCGTCCCCGCCAACAGGTGAAACCATCCGTCCCCGCCAACAGGACAACACTACAACCATTGCCAACAGGAGTTTTTTTGTGGTGTAATGTCATACAGGCTGGGAAGCCTGTATGAACGCCAAACCCAAACTGCCGTATAAACAACAAACGCCGGAACATACCCACTACGCCCCAACGCCTTTCGGTACAACCGTTCCTGTTGGCGTCCCCGCCAACAGGAGTTCAAACAACCAAAGCCAACAGGTGAACCCAACAGTCCCCGCCAACAGGTGATCCCAACTACCAAAGCAAACACATGATCCCATCCATCCCCGCCAACAGGACAACACTACAACCAAAGCCAACAGGAGTTTTTTTTTGTGGCGTATTGTCATACAGGCTGGGAAGCCTGTATGAACGCCAAACCCAAACTGCCGTATAAACAACAAACGCCGGAACATACCCACTACGCCCCAACGCCTTTCGGTACAACCGTTCCTGTTGGCGTCCCCGCCAACAGGACAACGCTACAACCAAAGCTAACAGGAGTTTTTTTTTTGGCGTAATGTCATACAGGCTGGGAAGCCTGTATGAACGTCAAACCCAAACTGCCGTATAAACAACAAACGCCGGAACATACATACCACGCCCCAACGCCCGTCGGGTACAACCGTTCCTGTTGGCGTCCCCGCCAGCAGGTGATCCCATCCGTCCCCGCCAACAGGACAACACTACAACCAAAGCTAACAGGTGAACCCACCCGTCCCCGCCAACAGGGCTATCTACCATACAAGGTCAAAAAATCAAATTCAGAAATTCCATTTTTGTATGAACCGCTTGAAGAATAAATGTAATCTTCCGGTTTAGTGCCATAGCCGGCAGAAACAGGATTTTTGTGGATATAATTCATTTTTTGATATAAAAACTTTGTGGAATAAATATCTACACTTAATGAGTTCGTTTTCCATAATTGGTATTTTCTATCGACCTTGTTAATCAGAAAATACTCCTTTTCAGCTCCTAATTCATTTAAAATTAATTTTGCGGTATAACTCAAAAAACTATGTGTTATATTATCATTTTTAAATGGAGGTAATACTTCATAAAGCCAATGAATATGATTGGACATTATGACAAAGGCATATACCTTGATCCTTTGTTCATCTACCAAAAACTTCCAGGTATTCAAAATTATATCAATCATCTTCTTTTCAACCATAATTTCTGTCCATCCTAATATCGTAGAAGTTGTAAAATAGATATTTTTAAGTTCAATTTTCTGCATACACAAAAGTAAATTATTTTTAGAATAGTTGTTTGAAAATGTCATACAGGCTGAGAAGCATGTATGTTTTTGGGGGTGACACCATACAGGCTGGGAAGCCTGTATGAACGACAAACCCCCAAACCGTCGGATTAAACAACAACCGCCGAAACATACCCACCACGCCTCACCGCCTTTCGGTACAACCGTTCCTGTTGGCGTCCCCGCCAACAGGATTCCCAACTACCAAAGCCAACAGGTGAACCCATCCGTCCCCGCCAACAGGACAACACTACAACTATTGCCAACAGGAGTTTTTTTGTGGCGTAATGTCATACAGGCTGGGAAGCCTGTATGAACGTCAAACCCAAACTGCCGTATAAACAACAAACGCCGGAACATACCCACTACGCCCTACCGCCTTTCGGTACAACCGTTCCTGTTGGAGTCCCCGCCAACAGGTGAACCCATCCGTCCCCCCCAACAGGTGAAACCAGCTACAAAAGCTAACACATGAACCCAACAGTCCCCGCCAACAGGACAACGTTATATCCAAAGCCAACAGGAACCTGTGAAGTGTGTTATATTTTTAGTAAAAGGTAGATTTTAATGATTAAACGGTAAATATTCTTCTAAAAAACTAAAAATATGCAAAAAAATATAACTCTGAAAAAGGGGTAAAATTTCACTAAAAAAGTCGTAATGAATAAAATACCAAATAATAATCTAATACAACCATTTAAATACCTAAGATGACCAAATAAATAAAATATGTAGAATAAATTTAATATATTCTAAATGCTAAAAATATGTTAAATCATTTGTACGATATTATGATTTTAAGATATAGCTTTGCTTTGTTTATGCCGAGTCAACCCCGATGCAAAAAACATTATTTTATAAAGTTATAACACCTTAACTATTTTATGCTAAAAAAAATATGTGATTCCCGGGGCAATCTTATTATATAATTTACACAGATTTTCAAAAAGTAAAGACTTCCATTTTGAGTATTTTAATATTCTGATTTTACTAAATTTTTAATTAATAACAACCTGATTTATGAGAAATGTAAACTTATTTTTATCTAAGTCCATATGGCTTAATTTATTTATTTTAACTTTCGTAATGCTTGCTACACTGCCATCCTATGGGCAGGTGAGCGGATACTCATTTTCACAAAGTAGCGGTACTTATACTCCAATAGTTGGAGGTATAAACATACCTTCAACAACAGCAGCCACATTAGATGATAATGTCTACGGCAATTTGCCAATTGGGTTTTCATTTAATTACAACGGTACTAATTACACAGAATTTGGTATAAATGCCAATGGGTGGATTAACCTTGGTTCAACTTTACCCACAAACTCGAACACCGCCCTCAGTAGTGGTAGTACAAATAATGTAATAGCACCACTAAACAATGATTTAATTGGTCGTATAATGTTGACAGGTAATAGGACTTCTGGATCCAGTACTGTCACAATTACTTCAGGCGATATAACTCAATTATCTATTGGTGACGGTATAACTGGAACTGGTATTCCGTCAGGTACAACAATAACTTCAATTTCAGGCAGTACTATTATAATGTCTGCAAATGCTTCATCAAGTGGCACAGGATTTAATGTTCGCATTTGCAAAACTGATGCAGGAATTCGTTATCAAACTATGGGAATGTCTCCGAATAGACAATTGGTGATCCAGTGGACAGGATTTAATAGATATGCTACAAATGGAGCTTTTGGAGAAGTTCTTAATTTTCAGATTATTTTAAATGAAACATCAAATTCTATTAATTTAATTTATAACATTCTTGGTCCTAGTTCTACATCTACTGTAAACTATCAAATTGGATTAAGAGGAAGTAATAATTCAGACTTTAACAATCGTTCTACTACTACTGATTGGGCAGCTACCTTGGCAGGTGGTATTAATACAGCAACAGTAGCTTTAAGCAATACAATCAAACCTTCAATCGGACTTACTTTTACCTGGGCGCCACCTTCATGCATAGCGCCAACTGGATTGAATAATGCTAACCTTACTTCGACTACTGCTACAATTGGGTGGTCTGCTGTACCATCGGCTACAGGTGGTTATGATTGGGAGTTGCGCTCTATTGGTGCCTGTGGAAGTGGCTCTCCATTACAATCGGGTAATTCAACTACCACATCTGTCAATTTAACTGGGTTAACAGCAAATACAAGTTATATCTACTGTGTGCGTAGCGTATGTGATGGCCCAAGTAACAGTGGATGGGCATCCAGTAATTTTTTTACTGGGTATTGTTTAGCATCATCTACATCTCAAGCATCATGGATAAGTGCTTTCTCTACAACAGGTGGGAGTACAAATATTTCCCATACAGCAGGTGTTGGTGCAACTGGAGGCTATGCCGACTTAACAGCCACTGATATAGTTAGTAATTATATTGGCAATGCTACAAACTTCTCTATAACATCTGGTGGTCCTACTGTAGGTAATGCTATATGGGTTGATTGGAATAATAATTTAATTTTTGAAAGTGGTGAAAGAATGTATGTCTCATCAGGATACGGAACCACTGTCACAGGTAGTTTCGCTGTTCCTGCTGCAACCCCAAATGGTAATTATAGAATGAGGGTTATAACAGATTGGAATATCTCTGCCCCATCCAATCCTTGTGGAAATATTGATAGAGGTGAATATAAAGATTTTACCTTTACCGTTATAGACCAACCTGCCGCTTGCGTTGCACCTATTGATCAACCTACAGATTTTACTACAGGATCGAATACTGTATCTGCAATCTCCGGTTCTTTTACTGCCGCAACATCTGCACCTTCCGGATATCTGGTAGTCAGAAGTATTGGTGCTTTAGATACAAATCCTGTTGATGGTACGCTTTATGCTGCAAATGCAAGTTTGGGTAACGGCACTGTGATTCAATCGAATGCCAATCTTACTTTTACAGGCACCGGACTGCAGTCCAATACTGCTTATACAATAACCATATTTTCTTACAACAATACTTCATGTTCAGGTGGCCCCGCATATCTGACTACTTCACCTTTATCCGGAACACTGACGACATGTCCGGCAGCTCCTACCGCAGCTGTCAATTCGGCAATTTCGACAGACGGATTTACAGTGAGTTGGACAGCGTCTGCTGTCGGTGGCAGTGCCGGAACGATCAATTACACAGTCGAAGTTTATGAAGACAGCGGATTTACGATGCCCGTAACAGGTTCTCCTTTTGATGCCATGACAAATCTAAATCAGGCTGTGTCCGGTCTCGATGATGCAACGACTTACTATTATCGCATTTTTGCAAATAATGGAAGTTGCAACAGCAATTATTTAACCGGAAGTGTTTTTACAGGGTATTGTTTAGCATCATCTACATCTCAAGCATCGTGGATAAGTGCTTTCTCTACAACAGGAGGAAGTACAAATATTTCCCACACAGCAGGTGTTGGTGCAAGTGGAGGCTATGCCGACTTAACAGCCACTGATATAGTAAGTAATTATATTGGCAATGCTACAAACTTCTCTATAACATCTGGTGGTCCTACTGTAGGTAATGCTATTTGGGTTGATTGGAATAATAATTTAATTTTTGAAAGTGGTGAAAGAATGTATGTCTCGTCAGGATACGGAACCACTGTCACAGGTAGTTTCGCTGTTCCTGCTGCAACTCCAAATGGTAATTACAGGATCAGGGTTATAACAGACTTTAATATGTCTGCTCCTTCAAATCCATGCGGTAATATAACGAGAGGCGAATATAAAGATTTTACTTTTACCGTTATAGATCAGCCTGCCGCTTGCGTTGCACCTGCTGATCAGCCTACAGATTTTACTTCGGGGACAAACACTGCTACAACCATTTCAGGTTCTTTTACAGCAGCAGTTTCAGTACCTTCAGGCTATCTGGTCGTGAGAAGTATCGGAGTTTTAGATACTGACCCGGTTGATGGTACAATTTATGCTCCTAATGCCAGTTTGGGTAACGGCACCGTGATTCAATCGAATGCCAACCTCACATTTTCAGGCAGTGGACTTCAATCTAATACTGCTTATACCATAACAATATTTTCATATAATAATACAGCTTGTTCAGGTGGCCCCGCATATTTGACTACTTCACCTTTATCCGGAACACTAACTACATGTCCGGTAGCTCCTACCGCAGCTGTCAATTCGGCAATATCGACAGACGGATTTACAGTGAGTTGGACAGCGTCTGCTGTCGGTGGCAGTGCCGGAACGATCAATTACACAGTCGAAGTTTATGAAGACAGCGGATTTACGATGCCCGTAACAGGTTCTCCTTTTGATGCCATGACAAATCTAAATCAGGCTGTGACCGGTCTCGATGATGCAACGACTTACTATTATCGCATTTTTGCAAATAATGGAAGTTGTAACAGTACTTTCCTTACAGGGAATGTGATGACATTATGTAATGCTGAAAATGCACCAACTGCTATTCAGACATTTGCAACTTTTACAGGCGCTGCTCCAGCACCTGCATGTTGGAGTGAAGCTACCGGCACTTTAGCAGTTTCAACTACACTTTCAGGCACCACAAGTGCTTGGTTGCTGAAAGCAAATGGTTTTGCGAATATTACTTCAACAAATCCAGGTGCTTCTATTAATTTATATAGCACAAAAAATGATTGGATCATATCTCAGCCTATTGATTTAGGTGTTACGCCTAGTCAATTCCGAGTTTCTTATAATATGGCTGTAACAAATTGGGATGGCACTTCAGTTCAATCTACATTAGGTACACACAAAGTTGATATTGTTGTATCTACAGATGGAGGAACTACATGGTCCAATTCAAATGTTATTAAAACCTACACTGGAGTCGGAACGTATAGTAATACCGGACAAATTGAAACAATCGATCTTATAGGTTACTCTGGAATTGTTAAAATTGCTTTTGTTGCTACGACAACTGTAATTTCCCCTGATATTGATTTTCACATTGATGATTTTAAAGTTGAAGCAATTCCAATGGAGACTATCGACTGGGGTAATCTCCAATGGCCACCATCAGGTAGTATATATCCCGGTCAGACTTATGATACATATGGGCAAGCATATAAGGCAGGTATTACTGACCCGGCAGGTCAAGCTCCGGGGCTTGATGCATGGATTGGGTACAATAATGCTGATACAGACCCTGAAACCTGGACCAACTGGATTCCAGCCTCTTTCAATACTGAGGCAGGAAATAATGATGAGTTTATAGGAACATTCACGGCAAATACATTTACTCCAGGCACTTATTACTATGCATACAGATACCAGTACAATGGAGGTCCATTCAGATATGGCGGATATAGCCCATCACCTGGAGGTGGATTCTGGGATGGCACTACTTATGTGAGTGGTGTGCTGACTGTCAATCCATGTCCAACCTTTACACCGTCTGCATCTCCATTGTCCATTTGTGCAGGAGGGTCATCAGATTTAAGTGTATCCAGTGGACATGGGAGCTACACCTATTCCTGGGATCCTGGAAGTTTCACTGGGGGAGGGCCACATAATGTTACACCTTCCTCCACGACTACCTATACGGTAATAGCGACAGACGGTTCAATATCATGTACCAATACCGGAACTGTGACTGTGACTGTCAACCCGCTTCCGGTTATCACAAGTGTAACTGCGGCGCCAAATAATTTCTGCTCTGGAGGAAATTCACAATTAGAAGTAGTTGCCGCTTCATCTGCTAAAGACTTTGTATTTGCAGCAACTTCAGGCTCATTCACACCACTGGTAGGGGGTGTAGATGTAAATTCAATTGAAGCTGACGATGCCATTTCAACAGCAATACCAATTGGATTTCCATTTACATTTGCCGGAACCACTTATTCAAATGCATATGCAAGTTCTAATGGATTTTTAAGTTTCAATGCTTCGGCAACAACCACTGCCGGAAATAATCTTACATCACCATCATCAACATTATTGCCATTATTGGCACCGCTCTGGGATGATCTGGATGGGAGAGCTACAGGCGGCAGTCAGGCAAGGTATCTGACGGATGGAATATCGCCCAATCAGGTGTTTACCATAGAATGGTTAAATTGGGAATGGAACTACCAATCTACTGCAGCAGTCATATCTTTTCAGATAAAATTATACGAAGCAGATAATAGAATCGAATTTGTTTACAGACAAGAAGCAGGAGCATATAACGCTGGTTCTACTGGTGGAGCATCAATAGGTATTACTTCTTTAACAGGCAATTTTCTTTCGTTAAATAACACAAGTGCAAGTCCGACAGCATCTTCCACAACTGAAACAAGTAATTTGAATACAAAGCCAGCCACCGGACAGATATATACTTTTACACCACCAAGCTATAGCTATGCATGGTCACCTTCAACCTTCCTCAGTTCCACAAACATCAGTAATCCTATGGCCAATGCTGTAACCACAACAACAGAATATACTGCACAGGTAACAGATCAGAATAGCTGCACAAATACTATGTTGGTGTCGGTCAATGTAGAAGGTACAGTAGTTAAAAATTCAGGAAATGCAGGATTTAACAGCCTGAGAAATGTTTATGACTGTATCACAGAAGGTGGCACCATCACATACGAT
The genomic region above belongs to Saprospiraceae bacterium and contains:
- the ade gene encoding adenine deaminase, with translation MQTLNFISGQIIDIAGRRIYGADIHIQNGIIFRIIKNESASKDIFLMPGFIDAHIHIESSMLVPYEFARIALRHGTVATISDPHEIANVLGVEGVQFMLDNAKSALLKFHFGAPSCVPATSFETAGAIINSEDVRQLLELKEIHYLSEMMNYPGVLNADAEVLQKIYYAQQAGKPVDGHAPGLKGDQAKAYIEAGISTDHECYTMEEALDKIKYGMKIIIREGSAARNFDTLLPLLGMYPEKLMFCSDDKHPDDLMVGHINLLVKRALAAGFDFFDVLRIACLHPIEHYNMNVGQLREGDPADFIVIDHPENLNVLETYINGILAATTDHCYLPEKSHPFINQFNINPISVSDIKLRGDGKNVPVIRAIDGELITEKHWANLPVLDGEVQPDLENDILKICVINRYNTAPPVIGFIKNFGLKDCALASTVAHDSHNIIVVGTDDYLICQAVNLLIDSKGGLSVTTNNESNHLPLQVAGLMSTDNCQNVSDAYIKMDQLVKQCGCKLRAPFMTLSFMALLVIPKIKISDKGMFDAESFQFL
- a CDS encoding transposase — encoded protein: MQKIELKNIYFTTSTILGWTEIMVEKKMIDIILNTWKFLVDEQRIKVYAFVIMSNHIHWLYEVLPPFKNDNITHSFLSYTAKLILNELGAEKEYFLINKVDRKYQLWKTNSLSVDIYSTKFLYQKMNYIHKNPVSAGYGTKPEDYIYSSSGSYKNGISEFDFLTLYGR